The Flammeovirgaceae bacterium genome contains a region encoding:
- a CDS encoding c-type cytochrome: MNKKKLYIISTICLMVAIMVSCEKLAPHEPAEDEILDGPVEGLSNQQYAQFLKGDIAFNDEVFTAQTGLGPIFVANSCGSCHAGDGKGHPFTTLTRFGQIDETGNQFLHLGGPQLQNRALPGFTPEQIPAGATFSKFTPPAVTGLGFLTFVSDSDILAMADPNDADGDGISGVPNWIDVPAFVAIRQNAVSQGGKYIGRFGKKASVYDLLQQTVNAYNQDMGITSLFNPVDVYSGLEIDPEVSTQTIHNVVFYLQTLKAPIQRNQNDAQVIQGKNIFNQINCAGCHKPTLKTGYSPIAALSYKTFHPYTDLLLHDMGSGLDDGYTEGNAKTYEWRTPPLWGLGLSPNSQGGQYFLMHDGRAKSIEEAILMHGGEATNSKTQYQNLSQADKDALIKFLKSL, translated from the coding sequence ATGAATAAGAAAAAGCTATACATTATCTCAACCATTTGCCTGATGGTGGCAATAATGGTTTCCTGTGAAAAGCTTGCTCCACATGAACCTGCCGAAGATGAAATTTTGGACGGGCCTGTGGAGGGTTTGAGCAATCAGCAGTATGCCCAATTTTTAAAGGGGGATATAGCGTTTAACGATGAGGTTTTTACAGCCCAAACAGGACTTGGTCCTATTTTCGTAGCTAACAGTTGCGGAAGCTGCCACGCAGGAGACGGCAAAGGACATCCTTTTACAACCTTGACCCGCTTCGGGCAGATAGATGAAACAGGCAATCAGTTTTTACATTTGGGAGGCCCGCAACTGCAAAATAGGGCTTTGCCCGGATTTACCCCTGAACAAATTCCTGCCGGAGCTACCTTTTCAAAATTCACTCCCCCTGCCGTAACAGGATTAGGTTTTCTGACCTTTGTTTCCGATTCGGATATTCTTGCAATGGCTGACCCGAACGATGCGGACGGAGACGGTATTTCGGGCGTTCCAAACTGGATTGATGTTCCTGCTTTTGTTGCCATACGTCAAAATGCTGTTTCTCAAGGCGGAAAATACATCGGGCGTTTCGGGAAAAAAGCAAGCGTTTATGATTTATTGCAGCAAACCGTAAATGCCTACAATCAGGATATGGGAATTACTTCGCTCTTTAATCCTGTTGATGTTTACAGCGGACTGGAGATTGACCCCGAAGTTTCAACACAAACCATTCACAACGTGGTGTTTTACCTGCAAACACTGAAAGCCCCTATACAGCGAAATCAAAATGATGCACAAGTAATTCAGGGCAAAAATATTTTCAATCAAATCAATTGTGCAGGTTGCCATAAACCGACTTTAAAAACAGGCTATTCGCCCATTGCCGCGCTTTCATACAAAACATTTCATCCTTACACCGATTTATTGCTGCACGATATGGGTTCGGGGCTTGATGACGGCTACACTGAGGGTAACGCAAAAACGTATGAATGGAGAACGCCACCGCTTTGGGGTTTGGGACTTTCGCCCAATTCACAGGGCGGACAATATTTTTTAATGCACGATGGCAGAGCAAAAAGCATTGAAGAAGCTATATTAATGCACGGTGGCGAAGCAACCAACAGCAAAACGCAATATCAAAACCTTTCACAAGCGGACAAAGATGCTTTAATCAAATTCTTAAAATCACTGTAA
- a CDS encoding Rieske 2Fe-2S domain-containing protein: MDRREFIKTCGFACLGGTTLTVLLESCAGTNYLAQTSYANNQITIPKTEFIKVTKDKSIQRKYVLVRHDKFSYPICVYKLDEENYSALLMQCTHKGCELQAQDDFLICPCHGSEFTNQGVVQNPPAEQDLQTFKISTDNENIYIYL; this comes from the coding sequence ATGGATAGGAGAGAATTTATCAAAACCTGCGGATTTGCCTGTTTAGGAGGAACAACGTTAACCGTTTTACTTGAAAGCTGTGCAGGCACAAATTACCTTGCACAAACGAGCTATGCAAATAATCAAATTACCATTCCGAAAACCGAATTTATAAAGGTTACGAAAGACAAATCCATACAGCGAAAATATGTATTGGTGCGACACGATAAATTCAGCTACCCGATTTGCGTTTACAAATTAGACGAAGAAAATTATTCCGCTTTGTTGATGCAATGCACTCACAAAGGTTGCGAGTTACAGGCACAAGACGATTTTCTGATTTGTCCCTGTCACGGAAGCGAATTTACCAATCAGGGTGTTGTTCAAAACCCACCCGCAGAACAAGATTTACAAACTTTCAAAATCTCAACTGACAATGAAAACATTTACATATATCTTTAA
- a CDS encoding DUF4412 domain-containing protein, whose product MKKLVSFIILATVLTSFSTDMDTFVGKILYKNSFTDLRGNDITNQLAPYFGREQHYFIDNRNYKSHNEQNALMQLYNGETNSYYYFNKDKSAIKYDAAMQTSQKFIVTNLNKKEKIAGYKCESVQVETDNTTTVYYFNKTIRTNPENFANHNFGGWNKYLKATGGALSLKFVMTDHKNGYILTSVATEVSKQHLTAADFTVPADIKLTD is encoded by the coding sequence ATGAAAAAATTAGTATCCTTCATCATTCTGGCAACTGTATTAACATCTTTCAGTACTGACATGGATACTTTTGTTGGAAAAATTCTCTATAAAAACTCATTTACTGACCTGAGAGGCAACGACATCACCAACCAGTTAGCACCCTATTTTGGACGAGAGCAACACTACTTCATTGACAACCGGAATTACAAGTCGCACAACGAACAAAATGCCTTGATGCAGTTATATAACGGTGAAACAAACAGCTACTATTATTTCAATAAGGACAAGTCTGCCATAAAATACGATGCCGCCATGCAGACTTCGCAGAAGTTTATAGTAACCAACCTTAACAAAAAGGAAAAAATTGCCGGTTACAAATGTGAGTCGGTTCAAGTGGAGACAGACAATACAACCACAGTGTACTACTTTAACAAAACCATAAGGACCAACCCGGAGAATTTCGCTAACCATAACTTCGGTGGATGGAATAAATATTTAAAAGCAACTGGCGGAGCCTTAAGCTTGAAATTTGTAATGACTGACCATAAAAATGGGTACATCCTGACAAGCGTTGCAACCGAAGTTTCAAAGCAACATTTAACTGCAGCCGACTTTACGGTTCCGGCAGACATAAAACTAACCGATTAA